The Sporocytophaga myxococcoides genome contains a region encoding:
- a CDS encoding NADH-quinone oxidoreductase subunit B, whose protein sequence is MANIVHPPAGFDGPGFFATSLDKAVGLARKHSVWPLPFATSCCGIEFMATMGSHYDIARFGAERPSFSPRQADLLMVMGTIAKKMGPIVRQVYEQMAEPKWVMAVGACASSGGIFDTYSVLQGIDKIIPVDVYVPGCPPRPEQILDGLMKIQELVENEPLNRRNTPEYKQLLASYGIE, encoded by the coding sequence ATGGCAAATATAGTTCATCCACCTGCCGGTTTTGACGGACCAGGCTTCTTTGCTACCAGCTTAGATAAAGCTGTTGGCCTTGCCAGAAAGCATTCTGTATGGCCTTTACCATTTGCAACTTCTTGTTGCGGTATTGAATTCATGGCTACCATGGGCTCTCACTACGATATTGCAAGATTCGGCGCTGAAAGACCTAGCTTTTCGCCAAGACAGGCAGACCTTCTGATGGTGATGGGAACAATCGCGAAAAAGATGGGACCAATCGTACGCCAGGTATATGAACAAATGGCTGAACCAAAATGGGTAATGGCTGTTGGTGCATGTGCTTCAAGCGGTGGAATATTTGATACTTACAGTGTACTTCAGGGAATAGATAAAATTATCCCTGTAGACGTTTATGTTCCAGGATGCCCTCCAAGACCTGAACAGATACTTGACGGACTTATGAAAATACAGGAGCTGGTGGAAAATGAACCACTTAACAGAAGAAATACTCCTGAATACAAACAATTACTGGCTTCTTACGGAATAGAATAA
- a CDS encoding NADH-quinone oxidoreductase subunit A, giving the protein MKEEILSSPYFPIAIQFLVAAGFVSVSLLASYILGPKITTKHKTETFESGIDSVGNARMQFSIKYFLVATLFVLFDVEVIFFYPWAVNFKEFAQKGIDDFLKMLLFMGAFIIGFVYIIKKGALEWD; this is encoded by the coding sequence ATGAAGGAAGAAATATTATCCAGTCCTTATTTCCCAATTGCAATTCAATTTCTGGTCGCCGCTGGATTCGTCAGCGTCAGTCTCCTAGCCAGCTACATTCTTGGTCCCAAAATAACTACCAAACATAAAACCGAAACATTTGAAAGTGGAATTGACTCTGTCGGCAACGCCAGAATGCAATTTTCCATTAAATATTTTCTGGTTGCTACACTCTTCGTCCTATTCGATGTTGAAGTTATCTTCTTCTACCCTTGGGCTGTAAATTTCAAAGAATTTGCTCAAAAAGGAATCGACGATTTTCTTAAAATGTTACTTTTCATGGGTGCATTTATTATAGGCTTTGTCTATATAATAAAGAAAGGTGCCCTTGAATGGGATTAA
- a CDS encoding hemolysin family protein — protein MLLDVFYTLLLVFLNGFFVAAEFAIVKVRSSQLEVKAAGGNKTADLSLNILKNLDGYLSATQLGITLASLGLGWIGESVVTRIILNIIEFLGYEPNVDLAHKIALPIAFAIITILHIVFGELAPKSIAIQKPEETTLSVSYPLRFFYILFKPLIWILNGFASLILRMLGISMSDIHEIHSAEELQLILDQGKVSGAIQPSAHELIKNVFSFNLITARQIMVPRTSINAIDEDTSPEEILDKVINEGYSRMPVYRETIDNIIGLVYTKDLLKMINKKEDIDLQKVINPPYFVPQTKKISELLKELQEKHLHMAIVTDEFGGVAGIVTIEDILEELVGEIQDEHDEEAPFVEKTNEEEFVVNALSTIEDVNEYLPVPLPKSGDYDTVAGLVNKVFGRIPDLNEKIKFERYEISILKKSKQSVLVVKMNLLEEAPEDNEEK, from the coding sequence ATGCTATTAGATGTTTTCTATACCTTATTACTTGTTTTTTTAAACGGTTTTTTCGTAGCCGCTGAATTTGCAATTGTTAAAGTCAGGTCTTCTCAATTGGAAGTAAAGGCAGCTGGAGGAAATAAAACAGCGGACCTCTCCTTAAATATTCTCAAAAACCTGGATGGTTATCTTTCTGCCACTCAGCTTGGAATTACCCTTGCAAGTCTTGGACTCGGTTGGATTGGTGAGAGCGTTGTTACGAGAATTATTCTCAATATAATTGAATTCCTGGGTTATGAACCTAACGTGGACCTGGCTCATAAAATTGCTCTTCCGATTGCATTTGCAATTATTACTATTTTACACATTGTTTTCGGTGAACTTGCCCCTAAATCCATTGCAATTCAGAAACCCGAAGAAACTACACTATCTGTATCTTATCCTTTAAGGTTTTTTTATATTTTATTTAAACCGCTGATCTGGATATTAAATGGGTTTGCTTCTCTTATTTTAAGAATGTTAGGCATCAGCATGTCTGATATTCATGAAATTCACTCTGCTGAAGAGCTTCAATTGATTCTGGATCAGGGGAAAGTTTCCGGTGCAATACAGCCGAGCGCTCATGAGCTGATTAAAAATGTGTTCAGCTTTAACCTTATTACGGCCAGGCAAATAATGGTGCCAAGGACTAGTATTAATGCAATTGATGAAGACACTTCTCCTGAAGAGATTTTGGATAAGGTCATTAATGAAGGTTATTCAAGGATGCCTGTTTATCGGGAAACTATAGATAATATCATTGGTCTTGTCTATACAAAAGACCTGCTCAAAATGATCAACAAAAAGGAAGATATAGACCTTCAGAAGGTTATAAATCCTCCTTATTTTGTGCCTCAGACAAAAAAGATCAGTGAACTTTTAAAAGAATTGCAGGAAAAGCATCTTCACATGGCTATAGTTACCGATGAGTTTGGAGGTGTTGCCGGTATTGTAACCATTGAGGATATTCTGGAAGAACTTGTAGGTGAAATTCAGGATGAGCATGATGAAGAAGCTCCTTTTGTGGAAAAAACCAATGAAGAAGAATTTGTCGTCAATGCTCTTTCTACAATAGAAGATGTAAATGAATATTTACCTGTTCCATTGCCTAAAAGCGGAGATTATGATACAGTTGCAGGTCTTGTAAATAAGGTCTTCGGAAGAATCCCGGATCTCAATGAAAAGATTAAATTTGAAAGATACGAAATATCAATTTTGAAAAAATCCAAACAGAGTGTATTGGTGGTTAAAATGAACTTGCTGGAGGAGGCACCTGAAGACAATGAGGAAAAATAA
- a CDS encoding MGH1-like glycoside hydrolase domain-containing protein, with the protein MTNFEKERVNITRSNRGWKKWGPYLSERQWGTVREDYSPFGSAWEYFSFDQSRHRAYRWGEDGISGICDYKQLVCFSVAMWNEKDPFIKDKLFGLTGNQGNHGEDVKEVYYYLDSTPTHSYMKFLYKYPQAEFPYSNLILENKVRGKLDPEYELMDTGVFDEDRYFDVFTEYAKADMEDMCIRITVYNRGPETSTIHLIPTIWFRNFWSFLEDPYRPAISAGKNKSLLVEHKDWGLYNLYYEGKPDLLFCDNETNHELVYGHPPTEGYWKDGINFHVVNGKPTVNPELTGTKAALRYALTIEPGQSKEIRLRLSDQPIQDAFEDFEFIFRSRIKEADVFYDELAEGITDPDLKSIQRQAFAGTLISKQFYYFDVSLWLKGDPGSTPPPERLHGRNKDWTHLNNMEIISMPDKWEYPWYAAWDLAFHCITIAMVDPDFAKRQLILLLREWYMHPNGQIPAYEWSFNDVNPPVHAWACWRVYEIERDFFGKGDINYLERVFHKLMLNFTWWVNRKDSEGHNIFEGGFLGLDNIGVFDRSSPLPTGGKIEQADATSWMAMYSLNMLRISLELSKNNSSYEDTASKFLEHFLYITGAIVNLNGSKYSLWDEGDEFFYDVLNLHNGQFIPMKIRSMVGLIPIFAVETLEPEIIEKFPHFSRRLEWFLNYRPELAKLVSRREIEHEGIRRRFSLIRQNKLKAILKRMLDPNEFLSDYGIRALSKFHKDNPYEFPTKDHVYSVTYNPGESESGMFGGNSNWRGPIWFPVNYLIIESLMKFYNYYGDEVQVECPTGSGVMMNLKEVAEEISRRLVKIFQRDEDGDRPVYGADEKFSKDPHFKDYILFYEYFHGDNGRGIGASHQTGWTGLVAALLNTRFKEKKTAKGSSKTASAKNT; encoded by the coding sequence ATGACAAATTTTGAAAAAGAGAGAGTAAATATTACGAGAAGTAATCGCGGGTGGAAAAAATGGGGACCTTATTTATCTGAAAGGCAGTGGGGAACAGTAAGAGAAGATTATAGCCCTTTTGGTTCAGCATGGGAATATTTTTCATTTGATCAGTCACGTCACAGAGCATACAGATGGGGAGAGGATGGAATATCAGGTATATGCGACTATAAGCAGCTTGTCTGTTTTTCAGTCGCAATGTGGAACGAAAAAGACCCTTTCATAAAGGATAAACTTTTCGGTCTTACAGGAAATCAGGGAAATCATGGTGAGGATGTAAAAGAGGTTTATTATTACCTTGATAGTACGCCTACACATTCATACATGAAATTTTTATACAAATACCCTCAAGCTGAATTTCCATACTCTAATTTAATACTTGAAAATAAAGTTAGAGGAAAGCTGGATCCCGAATATGAATTGATGGATACCGGAGTGTTTGATGAGGACAGGTATTTTGATGTATTTACTGAATATGCCAAGGCAGATATGGAAGATATGTGCATTCGTATAACAGTTTATAATAGAGGCCCGGAAACATCTACAATTCATCTGATACCAACTATCTGGTTCAGAAATTTCTGGTCATTTTTAGAAGATCCTTACAGACCTGCAATTTCTGCCGGTAAAAATAAATCACTACTAGTTGAGCATAAAGACTGGGGATTATATAATCTTTATTACGAAGGTAAACCTGATTTGCTATTTTGTGATAATGAAACCAATCATGAGTTGGTTTATGGTCATCCTCCGACTGAAGGATATTGGAAAGACGGAATTAATTTCCATGTCGTAAATGGAAAACCTACCGTAAATCCAGAATTAACTGGCACTAAGGCGGCATTGCGATACGCACTGACCATAGAACCAGGGCAATCTAAAGAAATCCGACTAAGACTCAGTGATCAACCTATTCAGGATGCGTTTGAAGATTTTGAATTCATATTCAGATCAAGAATTAAAGAAGCTGATGTCTTTTATGATGAACTTGCAGAAGGCATTACTGATCCTGACTTAAAAAGTATCCAGCGACAGGCTTTCGCTGGAACCCTTATTTCCAAACAGTTTTATTATTTCGATGTATCCTTGTGGTTGAAAGGTGATCCTGGATCAACTCCACCGCCCGAAAGGCTACATGGCAGAAATAAAGACTGGACCCATTTGAATAACATGGAAATAATTTCCATGCCTGATAAATGGGAGTATCCATGGTATGCAGCCTGGGATCTCGCATTTCATTGCATTACTATTGCAATGGTGGATCCTGACTTTGCCAAACGTCAATTGATTCTTTTGTTAAGAGAATGGTATATGCATCCTAATGGTCAAATACCTGCTTATGAATGGAGCTTTAATGACGTTAACCCTCCTGTGCATGCCTGGGCTTGTTGGAGAGTCTATGAGATAGAAAGGGATTTCTTCGGGAAAGGAGACATAAATTATCTTGAAAGAGTATTTCATAAGCTTATGCTCAACTTCACCTGGTGGGTAAACCGCAAGGACAGTGAAGGACATAACATATTTGAAGGAGGCTTCTTAGGCTTGGATAATATCGGAGTCTTTGACAGAAGCAGCCCATTGCCGACAGGAGGTAAGATTGAGCAGGCGGATGCTACCAGCTGGATGGCTATGTATTCTCTAAATATGCTTAGAATTTCTCTTGAGCTGAGTAAGAATAACTCTTCTTATGAAGATACTGCCTCAAAGTTTCTTGAGCATTTCCTTTACATTACGGGTGCCATCGTAAATCTGAATGGTTCTAAGTATAGTCTTTGGGATGAAGGTGACGAGTTTTTCTATGATGTGCTGAACCTCCATAACGGACAATTCATACCTATGAAGATTAGGTCTATGGTTGGCTTGATTCCGATATTTGCGGTTGAAACTCTGGAGCCTGAAATAATTGAAAAGTTTCCTCATTTCAGCAGAAGACTAGAATGGTTTCTAAATTACAGACCTGAACTGGCTAAACTGGTTTCAAGAAGAGAGATAGAGCATGAAGGTATCAGAAGAAGATTTTCTCTTATTAGACAAAATAAGTTGAAAGCAATTCTTAAGAGAATGCTTGATCCTAATGAATTCCTTAGTGACTATGGGATCAGAGCGCTTTCAAAATTCCATAAAGATAATCCATATGAATTTCCGACTAAAGACCATGTTTATAGCGTTACCTATAACCCTGGCGAATCGGAAAGTGGAATGTTTGGAGGAAATTCTAACTGGAGAGGTCCAATATGGTTTCCTGTAAACTATCTTATTATTGAATCGCTGATGAAATTTTACAATTACTATGGAGATGAAGTGCAGGTTGAATGCCCTACTGGTTCAGGAGTAATGATGAACTTAAAGGAAGTTGCTGAAGAGATAAGCCGCCGTCTTGTAAAAATATTTCAAAGGGACGAAGACGGAGATCGTCCAGTTTATGGTGCAGATGAAAAATTCAGCAAAGATCCACATTTTAAAGATTATATCCTGTTCTATGAGTACTTCCATGGCGATAATGGAAGAGGGATCGGTGCATCTCACCAGACTGGTTGGACAGGCTTGGTTGCGGCATTGTTAAATACCAGATTTAAAGAGAAAAAAACTGCAAAAGGCAGCTCGAAAACTGCATCTGCAAAAAATACCTGA
- the mltG gene encoding endolytic transglycosylase MltG, translating to MAKKKKIKRTYKAETPGMPIRWYAWGTLALAILALYYVFLFPNFKSRSEKFYYYLPGRASSHYLADLLNEENVLKSSLTFKLAATLFDVNADEGLYEFKKGWNNLQILFYLKGKPAKEAMTIDIPVIRSRKKLINLLAKEIGVEADSLKAALKDSLYLKELSGLDNEAFYSVFLPGELKVYKTCNSYQLIDFAYSRYEQFWNNWRAEKAEAAGLLPEEVVILSSIVYSESKLKEEMPMIAGLYINRLNNNMRLESDPTVVFAHNRFNIRRVFNKHKQVKSKYNTYRNKGLPPGPISTIPLYVIDSVLNFVPHRFIYFCAKDDMSGCHVFAETFEEHKKNAILYQKKLDSLRIK from the coding sequence ATGGCAAAGAAGAAAAAGATAAAAAGAACCTACAAGGCAGAGACTCCGGGAATGCCAATAAGATGGTATGCCTGGGGAACTCTGGCTTTAGCAATTCTGGCTTTATATTATGTTTTCCTTTTCCCGAATTTCAAATCCCGTTCTGAAAAATTCTATTACTATCTTCCAGGCAGGGCATCTTCACATTACCTGGCAGATTTACTTAATGAGGAAAATGTATTAAAATCATCCTTAACTTTCAAGCTGGCAGCAACTCTGTTTGATGTAAATGCTGATGAAGGACTTTATGAATTCAAAAAAGGCTGGAATAACCTTCAGATTCTTTTTTATCTGAAAGGAAAACCTGCAAAAGAAGCGATGACAATAGATATTCCAGTAATAAGAAGTCGCAAGAAATTAATTAATCTTTTGGCGAAGGAAATAGGAGTTGAAGCAGATTCATTAAAAGCAGCCCTTAAGGATTCATTATATTTAAAAGAGCTTTCTGGATTGGATAATGAAGCATTTTACAGTGTATTTTTACCTGGTGAATTAAAGGTCTACAAAACATGTAACAGCTATCAATTAATAGATTTTGCTTACAGCAGGTATGAGCAATTCTGGAATAACTGGAGGGCAGAGAAAGCGGAGGCTGCAGGATTATTGCCTGAAGAAGTTGTGATCTTATCTTCTATTGTTTACTCTGAATCAAAACTAAAAGAAGAAATGCCGATGATTGCTGGTCTCTATATTAACAGATTGAATAATAATATGAGGCTGGAATCGGATCCTACTGTTGTATTTGCTCATAATAGATTTAACATACGGAGAGTCTTTAACAAGCACAAGCAGGTAAAATCTAAATATAATACTTATAGAAACAAAGGTTTGCCCCCAGGGCCAATCAGCACAATACCATTATATGTTATAGATTCTGTGCTTAACTTTGTGCCTCATCGATTCATTTATTTTTGTGCTAAAGATGATATGTCCGGATGTCATGTGTTTGCAGAGACATTCGAAGAACATAAGAAAAACGCCATCCTATATCAAAAAAAACTTGACAGCTTGAGGATAAAATAG
- a CDS encoding histone deacetylase family protein — MLKIAWSKEFNHPLPEGHRFPMIKYDLIPEQLLYEGTIRPGNLFQPAFLSEENILLTHTLEYWHKLKYLELSPAEIRKTGFPLSKELIDREVVIMGGTFEASMFAKKYGIGMNVAGGTHHAYTDKGEGFCLLNDNAISANILIARKLATKVLIIDLDVHQGDGTAEIFRNKNEVFTFSMHGANNFPAKKEKSDLDIPLPDKTGDKEYLKILDITLNSLLEKVQPDFIFYQSGVDVLSSDKLGKLGLSREGCKQRDFMVLDLCKRNNIPLTISMGGGYSENLKDIIEAHCNTFRLAQNIFF, encoded by the coding sequence TTGCTGAAAATAGCCTGGTCAAAAGAGTTTAATCATCCCCTTCCTGAAGGACATAGGTTCCCTATGATTAAATATGATTTAATTCCTGAACAATTACTTTATGAAGGAACAATTAGACCGGGAAATTTATTCCAGCCCGCTTTTTTAAGTGAGGAAAATATCCTTTTGACTCACACTCTTGAGTATTGGCATAAACTGAAATATCTTGAATTGTCTCCGGCAGAAATAAGAAAAACCGGGTTCCCGTTAAGTAAGGAACTTATTGATAGAGAAGTAGTCATTATGGGAGGGACTTTTGAAGCATCAATGTTTGCGAAAAAATATGGTATTGGAATGAATGTCGCAGGTGGGACACATCATGCTTATACCGATAAAGGGGAAGGATTTTGCCTTTTGAATGATAATGCCATTAGTGCTAATATTTTAATAGCTCGAAAACTTGCCACAAAGGTACTTATAATAGATCTTGATGTCCACCAGGGGGATGGGACTGCTGAGATTTTCAGAAATAAAAATGAGGTATTTACCTTTAGTATGCATGGCGCCAATAATTTTCCTGCGAAAAAAGAAAAATCGGACCTTGATATTCCTTTACCAGATAAGACAGGAGATAAAGAATATCTGAAGATATTGGATATCACACTAAATTCCTTATTGGAAAAAGTCCAACCTGATTTCATATTTTATCAATCTGGTGTAGACGTGCTATCCTCTGATAAGCTGGGGAAATTAGGGCTCTCCAGAGAAGGTTGTAAGCAAAGAGATTTTATGGTGCTTGATCTTTGCAAACGAAATAATATTCCTCTGACCATAAGCATGGGGGGAGGATATTCAGAAAACCTTAAAGATATTATTGAAGCACACTGCAATACTTTCAGACTGGCACAAAATATATTTTTTTAA
- a CDS encoding MFS transporter has protein sequence MEMIYFRLFYSNKKLLFVAILLTFFAGFGKTFLFSLYIPDMIQEFQLSTTGFALIYSVATITSGILVFYLGKLIDQTKIFTYTLWVAIGLVISCCLLSFSYNLVFLFIAVLGMRLSGQGLMNHTSLTIISQRFKRCRGKALSLAIIGTPLGEAILPLVVAWGVHHYGWRPAIFYSSMVLALVLIPAIFLLKQKNKVFEKFPGTKPKVKPQLSNKKWTIKKLFKDQRFYIVAFPVFLLAFLVTTLMFFLVPIAKSKNCSPELIAFAFPFFASGNFISTFFTGNILDKISSTKIFPYFLWPFAMCIITLLYINHPYAIFAAMFFAGVSVGSGITLESCIIAEIYGLKSLANLKSVFTSVNILSTAIGPLITGILLDIGITFHLIFSVLILLIGLASLLSFKLQDEKIQLSFSKFAPIKTVKKLLIHK, from the coding sequence ATGGAAATGATTTACTTCAGGTTATTCTATTCTAATAAGAAGCTTCTCTTCGTTGCTATACTTCTCACATTTTTTGCAGGCTTCGGAAAGACTTTTCTTTTTTCTTTATACATACCTGACATGATCCAGGAGTTCCAGCTGAGTACTACTGGCTTTGCTCTTATATATTCCGTAGCAACCATTACCAGCGGGATTTTGGTTTTCTATCTTGGTAAACTTATAGATCAGACAAAAATATTTACCTATACACTATGGGTAGCGATCGGGCTAGTCATTTCCTGTTGTTTACTTTCCTTTTCATATAATCTCGTGTTCCTTTTTATTGCAGTATTAGGTATGCGACTTTCAGGACAAGGACTTATGAACCATACCTCCTTAACGATCATAAGTCAGAGATTTAAAAGATGCAGAGGAAAAGCCTTAAGCCTGGCCATTATAGGTACACCATTAGGAGAAGCCATTCTCCCCTTGGTTGTAGCCTGGGGGGTTCATCACTATGGATGGAGACCAGCGATATTTTATAGTTCAATGGTTCTGGCACTGGTTCTTATTCCGGCTATTTTTCTTCTAAAACAAAAAAATAAGGTATTTGAAAAATTCCCCGGCACTAAACCTAAAGTAAAACCTCAACTTTCCAACAAGAAATGGACAATTAAAAAACTATTCAAAGATCAGAGATTCTATATTGTTGCATTTCCGGTGTTTCTATTAGCATTTCTGGTCACAACATTGATGTTTTTCCTTGTTCCGATAGCGAAAAGTAAAAACTGTTCACCAGAACTTATTGCCTTTGCTTTTCCATTCTTTGCTTCGGGTAATTTTATCTCTACTTTTTTTACAGGTAATATTCTGGATAAAATAAGTAGCACCAAAATTTTCCCATACTTTTTATGGCCATTTGCAATGTGCATTATTACTTTATTATATATCAATCATCCTTATGCAATATTTGCAGCAATGTTCTTTGCCGGAGTTTCTGTAGGATCAGGAATAACACTTGAATCATGTATAATTGCAGAAATATATGGATTAAAATCTCTTGCTAATCTTAAATCCGTATTTACTTCAGTCAATATATTAAGTACAGCAATTGGTCCTTTAATTACAGGGATTTTATTAGATATAGGCATTACATTCCACTTAATTTTCTCAGTATTAATATTATTGATTGGTCTGGCTTCTCTTCTCAGCTTCAAACTTCAGGATGAAAAGATTCAATTGTCTTTCAGCAAATTTGCTCCGATCAAAACGGTGAAGAAACTATTAATTCACAAATAA
- a CDS encoding DoxX family protein codes for MDLIQKAYSWKEIHRDSLIVAGLRVLLGIYLMVKGILFISDTTALQNIISTSNMEFGAVVIAHYIALMHLTGGVLIAMGTITRVAVLFQLPILIGAIIFNARNYVITIHSELLISILVLLLLVFFLFYGSGVYSADYLLRKYDNQ; via the coding sequence ATGGATTTAATACAAAAAGCTTACTCCTGGAAAGAAATACATCGAGATTCATTGATAGTAGCGGGATTAAGAGTGCTTTTAGGGATATATCTGATGGTAAAAGGAATTTTATTTATTTCTGACACCACTGCTTTGCAGAATATTATCTCTACAAGTAATATGGAATTCGGAGCTGTAGTAATTGCTCATTATATTGCATTAATGCACCTTACGGGCGGAGTACTGATCGCCATGGGTACAATTACCAGAGTTGCTGTACTATTTCAGTTGCCTATATTGATAGGAGCGATAATATTTAATGCAAGAAATTATGTGATTACAATACACTCGGAATTGTTGATCTCAATACTTGTACTGCTATTACTCGTTTTCTTTCTGTTTTATGGATCAGGTGTTTATTCTGCAGACTATTTGCTGAGAAAATATGATAATCAATAA
- a CDS encoding NFACT RNA binding domain-containing protein has translation MSSALQFLQGFEVADCFSQQKEELIVVFQKEEKEFFIQAHFHNTFSCLFFPDDFKRARQNSVTLFQDILGLKVVKVDTALNERCIVFSLESGKSLVFKLFGNRANVILFDLDKVVKIFKNNLKLDLDLSLQNLNRSLDLSLTKFNEVNGNLNNFLPTLGKEAVAWLEQKGYEAMLLEDKWSNLTSLLSYFENPDFYIITDKKGKPAISVLPENRFLEKYDNPIKAINSFYRQYIKDLHIHTTKEELYRDIERRLKHSKAVVSDLQKRLKEIQERIPMDQTADIIMANLHAIQQGVESAILFDFYRNEEREIKLNSKLSPQKNAEVLYKKSKSRFKEVEVLENLILQRLELIQQLDADRETVREIEDSRELKTYQSKYFKTKETERERQEGPYKTYDYLGYKILVGKSAKANEELTFKTGKKDDLWLHAKDVAGSHVIIQQRPGQNYPIPVIERAASLAAFYSKRKTDSLCPVMYTQKKFVRKIKGAAPGMVKVEKETVIMVVPSGID, from the coding sequence TTGTCATCGGCTCTTCAGTTTTTACAAGGGTTTGAAGTAGCAGATTGTTTCAGTCAACAAAAAGAAGAGCTTATTGTTGTCTTTCAGAAAGAGGAAAAAGAGTTTTTTATTCAGGCTCATTTTCATAATACTTTTTCATGTTTATTTTTCCCGGATGACTTCAAAAGGGCCAGACAGAATTCAGTCACACTTTTTCAGGATATATTAGGTTTGAAAGTGGTCAAAGTTGATACTGCATTGAACGAAAGATGTATTGTATTTTCTTTGGAATCGGGTAAATCTCTTGTTTTTAAACTGTTTGGCAACCGAGCCAATGTCATTTTGTTTGATCTTGATAAGGTTGTAAAAATCTTTAAAAATAATCTGAAACTGGATTTAGATTTATCTCTTCAAAACCTGAACAGATCGCTGGACCTTTCCCTTACAAAATTTAATGAAGTAAATGGAAATCTTAATAATTTCCTTCCAACTTTAGGAAAAGAAGCGGTAGCGTGGTTAGAGCAAAAGGGGTATGAAGCAATGTTGCTTGAAGACAAATGGAGTAACCTTACTTCTTTGCTTTCATATTTTGAAAACCCTGATTTTTATATTATTACCGATAAAAAAGGCAAGCCGGCAATTAGTGTTTTGCCAGAAAATAGATTCCTTGAAAAATATGATAATCCCATAAAGGCAATAAATTCCTTTTATCGGCAATACATAAAGGACCTTCATATTCATACAACCAAGGAGGAGCTCTATAGGGATATTGAACGAAGGTTAAAACATTCCAAAGCAGTAGTGTCTGATTTACAGAAAAGACTCAAGGAAATTCAGGAACGGATCCCAATGGATCAGACAGCAGATATAATCATGGCAAATTTGCATGCCATACAACAAGGGGTTGAAAGTGCTATATTATTTGATTTTTACAGAAATGAAGAGAGAGAAATTAAACTTAATTCAAAACTGTCCCCACAGAAAAATGCCGAAGTTTTATATAAAAAATCTAAATCCAGATTTAAGGAAGTAGAAGTACTTGAAAATCTGATTCTGCAAAGATTAGAACTTATTCAACAACTGGATGCAGATAGGGAAACGGTTAGGGAAATTGAGGATTCCAGAGAGTTAAAAACTTATCAGAGTAAATATTTTAAAACAAAAGAGACAGAACGAGAGCGTCAGGAGGGACCTTATAAAACCTATGATTATCTGGGGTATAAAATTCTGGTTGGAAAATCAGCTAAGGCTAATGAAGAATTGACATTCAAAACTGGTAAAAAGGATGATCTTTGGCTTCATGCAAAGGATGTAGCCGGATCTCATGTGATTATTCAGCAGAGACCGGGACAGAATTATCCTATCCCAGTTATCGAACGTGCAGCTTCCCTTGCTGCTTTTTATTCAAAGAGAAAAACAGATTCTCTTTGTCCTGTAATGTATACCCAGAAAAAATTTGTGAGGAAAATCAAAGGTGCTGCTCCAGGTATGGTAAAAGTTGAAAAGGAAACCGTGATTATGGTTGTTCCTTCCGGGATAGATTAA
- the rlmH gene encoding 23S rRNA (pseudouridine(1915)-N(3))-methyltransferase RlmH, with protein MKIKLLVVGKTEEDFMNEGIDKYISRLKHYISFEFITIPDVKGGSKLTTLKLKEEEGKLILAKVTAGDQLILLDEKGKDFSSREFSGFIQKKMNSGAQALIFVIGGAFGFSDEVYEKAKDQISLSKMTFSHQMVRLFFTEQLYRAFTILKGEKYHHD; from the coding sequence ATGAAAATAAAGTTGCTTGTCGTAGGAAAAACAGAAGAAGATTTCATGAATGAAGGAATTGACAAGTATATCTCCAGATTAAAACATTACATATCTTTTGAATTTATCACTATACCTGATGTAAAGGGAGGCTCTAAATTAACCACTCTTAAACTAAAGGAAGAGGAAGGAAAACTTATATTGGCAAAAGTTACGGCTGGGGACCAACTCATATTACTCGATGAGAAAGGAAAAGATTTCAGCTCAAGAGAGTTCTCGGGATTTATTCAGAAAAAAATGAACTCGGGCGCTCAGGCTTTAATCTTCGTAATTGGCGGGGCTTTTGGATTTTCGGATGAAGTGTATGAAAAGGCTAAAGACCAGATATCTTTATCCAAAATGACTTTCTCACATCAAATGGTGAGATTGTTTTTTACTGAACAATTATACCGGGCTTTTACAATTTTAAAGGGAGAGAAATATCATCATGATTAA